From Solanum lycopersicum chromosome 8, SLM_r2.1, the proteins below share one genomic window:
- the LOC138337882 gene encoding uncharacterized protein produces the protein MKQCQLLIRVASGVAGCCWFFSQVAGQMRRKGEEEGGEEREEGRKVIVDDWGRPMDRCFAREEKKVGKGKREGRWKEAEGEEGRKTREGKRERRRRSEREISPAIMAFAGKNGGEEERRERGGGWRGRGGRRMD, from the coding sequence ATGAAGCAGTGTCAGCTGCTGATTAGAGTTGCTTCTGGCGTTGCCGGCTGCTGCTGGTTTTTCTCACAGGTTGCTGGTCAGATGAggagaaaaggagaagaagagggAGGAGAGGAGAGGGAAGAAGGGAGAAAAGTGATTGTCGACGATTGGGGGCGACCAATGGATCGCTGCTTCGCCAGAGAAGAGAAAAAGGTGGGGAAGGGGAAGAGAGAAGGGAGGTGGAAAGAGGCAGAAGGGGAAGAGGGGAGAAAGACGAGAGAGGGGAAAAGAGAAAGACGAAGGAGGAGCGAGAGGGAGATCTCACCGGCGATAATGGCTTTCGCCGGAAAAAATGGAGGAGAGGAAGAGAGAAGGGAGAGAGGAGGCGGCTGGAGAGGAAGAGGAGGGAGAAGAATGGATTGA